From Neisseria musculi, the proteins below share one genomic window:
- the carA gene encoding glutamine-hydrolyzing carbamoyl-phosphate synthase small subunit has product MTTPAILVLADGSVFHGTSVGFHGTTSGEVVFNTSMTGYQEILTDPSYCKQIVTLTYPHVGNTGANGEDAESRAVYAAGLIIRDLSLLHSNFRSSESLQDYLVSNKTVAIADIDTRRLTRILRDKGAQVGAILTGAQAAEEKAHKLIAEFGSMVGKDLAKEVSCTEPYEWREGMWQLGRGFVRPSEQPYHVVAYDFGIKTTILRMLAERGCRVTVVPAQTPAADVLALNPDGVFLSNGPGDPEPCSYAIDAVKTLLASKKPLFGICLGHQLLGLAVDGKTRKMAFGHHGANHPVQDLAGGKVMITSQNHGFEVDAESLPAHVKVTHRSLFDGSLQGIELADRPAFSFQGHPEASPGPHDVAYLFDKFIDSMKAAKTA; this is encoded by the coding sequence ATGACCACACCCGCAATTTTAGTGCTCGCCGACGGCAGCGTGTTTCACGGCACCTCGGTGGGATTTCACGGCACGACTTCCGGCGAAGTGGTGTTCAACACTTCGATGACCGGTTATCAGGAAATCCTTACCGACCCCTCCTACTGCAAACAAATCGTTACCCTCACCTACCCGCACGTCGGCAACACCGGTGCCAACGGCGAAGATGCGGAAAGCCGCGCCGTGTATGCCGCCGGGCTGATTATCCGCGACCTGTCGCTCTTGCACAGCAATTTCCGCAGCAGCGAAAGCCTGCAAGATTATTTGGTGAGCAATAAAACCGTGGCGATTGCCGATATCGACACCCGCCGCCTCACCCGCATCCTGCGCGACAAGGGCGCGCAGGTGGGCGCGATTCTTACCGGCGCGCAAGCCGCCGAAGAAAAGGCGCACAAACTGATTGCCGAGTTCGGCAGCATGGTGGGCAAAGATTTGGCCAAAGAAGTGAGCTGCACCGAGCCTTATGAATGGCGCGAAGGCATGTGGCAGCTCGGCAGGGGCTTTGTGAGGCCGTCTGAACAGCCTTACCACGTTGTTGCCTACGATTTCGGCATCAAAACCACCATTCTGCGCATGCTGGCGGAACGCGGCTGCCGCGTAACCGTGGTGCCGGCGCAAACCCCTGCCGCCGATGTATTGGCTTTAAACCCCGATGGTGTGTTTCTCTCCAACGGCCCGGGCGACCCCGAGCCTTGCAGTTACGCGATTGATGCCGTGAAAACATTGCTGGCAAGCAAAAAACCGCTGTTCGGCATCTGCCTGGGCCATCAATTGTTGGGGCTGGCGGTGGACGGCAAAACCCGCAAAATGGCATTCGGCCATCATGGCGCCAACCACCCGGTGCAGGATTTGGCCGGCGGCAAAGTGATGATTACCAGCCAAAACCACGGCTTTGAAGTGGACGCCGAAAGCCTGCCGGCGCACGTTAAAGTAACCCACCGCTCGCTGTTCGACGGCTCGCTGCAAGGCATCGAGCTGGCCGACCGACCCGCATTCAGCTTCCAAGGCCACCCCGAAGCCAGCCCCGGCCCGCACGATGTGGCTTATCTGTTCGATAAGTTTATCGACAGCATGAAAGCCGCCAAAACCGCCTGA
- a CDS encoding YqaE/Pmp3 family membrane protein, whose protein sequence is MRLLLAIILPWLQFFTIGRPFAGIICLILQLTVIGWVPAAIWSVYALSQYKTDQKIRAAVSQGRLKA, encoded by the coding sequence ATGCGTTTGCTTTTAGCCATTATCTTGCCGTGGTTGCAGTTTTTCACCATCGGCCGCCCATTTGCCGGCATCATCTGCCTGATTCTGCAACTGACTGTAATCGGCTGGGTGCCTGCCGCCATATGGTCGGTTTACGCGCTGAGCCAATATAAAACCGATCAGAAAATCCGCGCCGCCGTCAGCCAAGGCCGTCTGAAAGCATAA
- the pilC gene encoding PilC family type IV pilus tip adhesin, translating into MATKDFKTSGTDNTGKSWNGDPADPKGSDGQSQYAKQIAETFTIGFGEGLTDAGKEYLKKGAAGSTTRKPTDKIFFNARNADELVNAIGEIFDNIEHNNQNNSQESVGTAAPAVTGNGTDKEPRAALSVYVDPQTWSSQLRFYELAQDGSFKNSFKLPSFAGRKTLINTGMPNGVFWADTLNGSNTDFGISSTTADEWKNALIPWTVRGNKADSVIKAEAANNRYSQTYRDRNFDNSGNPVSGKRDLGDILDSGIATIGKTVNGRQEFLLTAANDGMVHLFQSSSDANHPYSLKLSYIPAGMERDSGNGGETLGKTLKELAVEGYGASTPHRYMVNGGFVVRQTPAPAGEVKGQQTVMFGAMGQGGRGAYALNVGGTNRKSGTAIGLNAADRSWNTQVPLFETEKGANNTLGYTIGTPQIGRISIQRPAAGSREAVKISENVRYAAFLASGYRKQDINDAANETALYVYDLLGQEAATGEVKGAKAGDLIKKIPVPNGVGGLSSPTLLDTDFDGITDVAYAGDYGGNMYRFDLRGEKPGNWKVERIYAGSASQPITAAPAVSRQSLNKYVVIFGTGSDIYQSDAASKAQQAIFGIFDDLTPSETNTATTKAVATAGDLLQQTLTAKTIEGKQYRFLTNNLIKPEHKGWKIDLGATDGERVVVKPTMILRSAFVNTRIYKTTQTINSTDDVCIPETTETKTESSNWDLIMHADTGGALSKAHAHIRYLKQDGTPILNNGFFANGQMHSGIDGTTYVNTAQHAANTPVTLDGDNGGSGTDGLLSTNNPIPRNQCFTGKGDHFIVKGSGNSFAVDGRNCGIRRISWREIF; encoded by the coding sequence TTGGCCACCAAAGATTTTAAAACAAGCGGCACAGACAACACAGGCAAAAGTTGGAACGGAGATCCCGCAGATCCCAAAGGCTCTGATGGGCAAAGCCAGTATGCAAAACAAATCGCAGAAACATTCACTATCGGTTTTGGCGAGGGATTAACTGATGCCGGCAAGGAATACCTTAAAAAAGGTGCAGCCGGAAGCACGACCCGCAAACCTACGGATAAAATATTTTTCAATGCCCGAAATGCAGACGAACTGGTTAATGCAATCGGCGAAATCTTCGACAACATTGAGCACAACAACCAGAATAATTCACAAGAAAGCGTCGGCACGGCTGCCCCTGCCGTAACAGGCAACGGAACCGATAAAGAACCGAGAGCGGCTCTGTCGGTATATGTCGACCCGCAAACATGGAGCAGTCAATTGCGTTTCTATGAACTGGCACAAGACGGGTCATTTAAAAACAGCTTTAAACTGCCCTCTTTTGCCGGGCGCAAAACGCTTATCAACACGGGAATGCCCAACGGTGTTTTTTGGGCAGATACGCTTAACGGCAGTAATACGGATTTCGGTATTTCAAGCACTACAGCAGACGAATGGAAAAACGCGCTGATACCGTGGACCGTACGCGGAAACAAGGCCGATTCCGTGATTAAGGCCGAGGCTGCCAACAATCGATACAGCCAAACCTATCGTGACCGCAATTTTGATAATTCAGGCAATCCGGTGAGCGGCAAGCGCGATTTGGGCGATATTTTAGACAGCGGCATCGCCACTATCGGTAAAACCGTTAATGGCCGCCAAGAATTTTTATTAACTGCCGCCAACGACGGCATGGTGCATCTGTTTCAAAGCAGCAGCGATGCCAACCACCCGTATAGCCTGAAACTCAGCTACATCCCTGCGGGGATGGAACGCGACAGCGGCAACGGCGGTGAAACTTTGGGCAAGACTCTGAAAGAACTCGCCGTTGAAGGCTATGGAGCGTCCACCCCGCACCGCTATATGGTTAACGGCGGATTTGTCGTGCGCCAAACGCCTGCCCCCGCAGGTGAGGTTAAAGGCCAGCAAACAGTCATGTTTGGTGCCATGGGTCAGGGCGGGCGCGGTGCTTATGCGTTGAATGTCGGCGGAACCAACCGCAAAAGCGGCACGGCAATCGGCTTGAATGCCGCCGACAGAAGCTGGAACACCCAAGTGCCTTTATTTGAAACTGAAAAAGGCGCAAACAATACATTGGGCTACACCATCGGTACGCCGCAAATCGGCCGCATTTCTATCCAACGCCCCGCCGCAGGCAGCCGAGAGGCCGTAAAAATCTCTGAAAATGTACGCTATGCAGCATTTCTTGCCAGTGGCTACCGCAAACAGGATATCAATGATGCTGCCAACGAAACCGCCCTCTATGTTTACGATTTACTGGGACAGGAAGCCGCAACGGGAGAAGTAAAAGGAGCCAAGGCAGGCGATCTGATCAAGAAAATCCCAGTTCCAAACGGCGTAGGCGGATTATCCAGCCCCACCCTGTTGGACACCGATTTCGACGGCATTACCGATGTGGCCTATGCAGGCGATTACGGCGGCAATATGTACCGCTTTGATCTGCGCGGAGAAAAACCCGGCAACTGGAAAGTTGAACGTATCTACGCCGGTTCGGCATCCCAACCGATTACCGCCGCCCCTGCCGTTTCCCGCCAATCTCTCAATAAATATGTAGTCATTTTCGGAACGGGCAGCGACATATACCAAAGCGATGCCGCCAGCAAAGCCCAGCAGGCAATTTTCGGCATTTTCGATGATTTGACCCCGTCTGAAACAAATACTGCCACAACAAAAGCAGTAGCAACTGCCGGCGATTTGTTACAACAAACATTAACTGCAAAAACGATTGAAGGTAAACAATACCGCTTTTTAACAAACAACCTGATAAAGCCTGAACATAAAGGCTGGAAAATCGATTTAGGCGCAACCGACGGCGAACGTGTTGTTGTAAAACCCACTATGATTTTGCGCAGCGCGTTTGTAAATACCCGCATTTACAAAACCACCCAAACTATTAATTCGACAGACGATGTATGTATTCCCGAAACTACTGAAACCAAAACGGAAAGCAGCAACTGGGATCTCATTATGCATGCCGACACCGGCGGCGCACTGTCAAAGGCCCATGCACATATCCGATACTTGAAGCAAGACGGCACGCCCATTTTGAACAACGGCTTTTTTGCAAACGGGCAAATGCACAGCGGTATTGACGGCACTACTTACGTTAACACAGCCCAACATGCCGCCAACACCCCTGTTACACTTGACGGCGATAATGGCGGCTCAGGAACCGATGGCCTGTTAAGCACAAACAACCCCATCCCTAGGAACCAATGCTTTACCGGCAAAGGCGACCATTTTATTGTGAAAGGTAGCGGTAATAGTTTTGCAGTCGATGGCCGCAACTGCGGCATACGACGCATCAGCTGGAGAGAAATCTTCTAA
- a CDS encoding helix-turn-helix domain-containing protein → MFKYTPNFKYQAAPYYHQVHSQQRTKWYFNVSRTHLRRWIAAYRQGGIAALQHLQAASMKTKCKNPFITDKPEHN, encoded by the coding sequence ATGTTCAAATATACACCCAACTTCAAATACCAAGCCGCACCCTATTATCACCAAGTGCACAGCCAACAGCGCACCAAATGGTACTTCAACGTCTCACGCACACATCTACGCCGTTGGATAGCCGCTTATCGGCAAGGCGGTATCGCCGCACTTCAACACCTACAGGCTGCCTCTATGAAGACTAAATGCAAAAACCCGTTTATCACCGATAAACCCGAGCACAACTGA
- a CDS encoding VOC family protein, whose translation MNITALDRLVLTVADIPRSIAFYTQVLGMRETTFGEGRKVLLFGRQKINLHRLGAEIPPHAQNAGCGTADLCLLTDTPLDQVLAELRAHGIETLSGIVPRTGAAGAIESVYLRNPDGNLLEISRYI comes from the coding sequence ATGAACATTACCGCGCTTGATCGTTTGGTGCTGACGGTAGCGGATATTCCGCGCAGCATCGCGTTTTACACGCAAGTGTTGGGTATGCGGGAAACCACTTTCGGCGAAGGCCGCAAAGTGCTGTTGTTCGGCCGCCAGAAAATCAACCTGCACCGGCTCGGCGCCGAAATACCGCCCCATGCGCAAAACGCCGGCTGCGGCACGGCAGATTTGTGTTTGCTCACTGACACCCCGCTGGATCAGGTGCTGGCTGAGCTTCGGGCGCACGGCATCGAAACCTTAAGCGGTATTGTTCCCCGCACGGGCGCAGCCGGCGCAATCGAATCGGTTTATCTGCGCAACCCGGACGGCAATCTGCTGGAAATCAGCCGCTATATTTGA
- the metG gene encoding methionine--tRNA ligase has product MQRKILVTSALPYANGSIHLGHMVEHIQTDIWVRFQKLRGHQCHYCCADDTHGTPIMLAAEKQNLTPEALIEKVHAEHLADFGGFYIGYDNYYSTHSPENQQLSEQIYLALKANGKIESRTIAQLFDPEKHMFLPDRFVKGECPKCRARDQYGDNCEVCGTTYAPTELINPYSAVSGAAPVLKESEHFFFKLGECADFLKQWTAGSTTLSDGRTRPHLQPEALNKMKEWLHPGENGEGGLADWDISRDAPYFGFEIPGAPGKYFYVWLDAPVGYMASFKNLCSRIGLDYGEYFQAGSQTEMYHFIGKDILYFHALFWPAMLEFSGHRTPTGVFAHGFLTVDGQKMSKSRGTFITARSYLEQGLNPEWMRYYIAAKLNSRIEDIDLNLNDFTARVNSDLVGKYINIAARAAGFIAKRFEGRLKNVSGSPLLQQLAAQSETIAADYETREYARALREIMALADAVNEYVDSNKPWDLAKQEGQGERLHQVCSELINAFAMLTAYLAPVLPQTAQNAALFLNLPEITWDNTRGLLPENHTINPYRHLMQRVEQKQVDNLIKANKPSIQTAANPDTAAAPDGRYEKVAAQAGFDDFLKIDMRVAKVLNCQAVEGSTKLLRFDLDFGFEQRVIFSGIAGSYPNPTELNGRMVVAVANFAPRKMAKFGVSEGMILSAAGTDGKLRLLDVHEGAQPGDKVG; this is encoded by the coding sequence ATTCAACGCAAAATTCTCGTAACTTCCGCCCTGCCTTATGCCAACGGCAGCATCCACCTCGGCCACATGGTCGAGCATATCCAAACCGACATCTGGGTGCGCTTTCAAAAACTGCGCGGCCACCAATGCCACTATTGCTGCGCAGACGACACCCACGGCACCCCCATCATGCTGGCGGCCGAAAAACAAAACCTCACCCCCGAAGCCCTGATTGAAAAAGTGCACGCTGAACATCTGGCCGACTTCGGCGGCTTTTATATCGGCTACGACAACTATTACTCCACCCACTCGCCTGAAAACCAACAGCTTTCAGAGCAAATCTATCTCGCCCTGAAAGCAAACGGCAAAATCGAAAGCCGCACCATAGCGCAGCTTTTCGACCCCGAAAAACACATGTTTCTGCCCGACCGTTTCGTGAAAGGCGAATGCCCCAAATGCCGCGCCCGCGACCAATACGGCGACAACTGCGAAGTGTGCGGCACCACCTACGCCCCCACCGAGCTGATTAACCCCTATTCTGCCGTGTCGGGTGCCGCGCCCGTGTTGAAAGAATCCGAGCATTTCTTTTTCAAACTCGGCGAGTGTGCCGACTTTCTGAAACAATGGACGGCCGGCAGCACCACCCTTTCAGACGGCCGCACCCGGCCGCATCTGCAACCCGAAGCACTCAACAAAATGAAAGAATGGCTGCACCCCGGCGAAAACGGCGAAGGCGGCCTTGCCGACTGGGATATTTCCCGCGACGCCCCCTATTTCGGCTTTGAAATCCCCGGTGCGCCCGGCAAATATTTCTATGTGTGGCTCGATGCCCCGGTCGGCTACATGGCCTCGTTTAAAAACCTGTGCAGCCGCATCGGTTTGGATTACGGCGAATATTTCCAAGCCGGCAGCCAAACCGAGATGTATCACTTTATCGGCAAAGACATTCTCTATTTCCACGCCTTATTTTGGCCGGCCATGCTCGAATTTTCCGGCCACCGCACCCCTACCGGCGTGTTTGCCCACGGCTTTTTAACCGTGGACGGCCAAAAAATGTCGAAATCGCGCGGCACCTTCATCACCGCCCGCTCCTATCTCGAGCAAGGCCTCAACCCCGAATGGATGCGCTACTACATCGCCGCCAAACTCAACAGCCGCATCGAAGATATCGATTTGAATCTTAACGACTTTACCGCCCGCGTAAATAGCGATTTGGTCGGTAAATACATCAACATCGCCGCCCGCGCCGCCGGCTTTATCGCCAAACGCTTCGAAGGCCGTCTGAAAAACGTTTCCGGCAGCCCCCTGCTGCAACAATTGGCCGCCCAATCAGAAACCATCGCCGCCGATTACGAAACCCGTGAATACGCCCGCGCCCTGCGCGAAATCATGGCATTGGCCGATGCCGTAAACGAATATGTTGATTCCAACAAACCGTGGGATCTGGCCAAACAGGAAGGGCAGGGCGAACGCCTGCACCAAGTGTGCAGCGAGTTGATTAACGCCTTCGCCATGCTCACCGCCTACCTCGCGCCCGTGTTGCCGCAAACCGCGCAAAACGCCGCCCTATTCCTCAACCTGCCCGAAATCACCTGGGACAACACCCGCGGGCTCCTGCCCGAAAACCACACCATCAACCCCTATCGACACCTGATGCAGCGCGTGGAGCAAAAACAAGTGGACAACCTAATCAAAGCCAACAAACCAAGCATTCAGACGGCCGCCAACCCCGATACCGCCGCCGCACCTGATGGCCGCTATGAAAAAGTGGCCGCTCAGGCCGGTTTTGACGACTTTCTCAAAATCGATATGCGCGTGGCCAAAGTATTGAACTGCCAAGCCGTAGAAGGCAGCACCAAACTGCTGAGATTCGACCTCGACTTCGGCTTCGAGCAGCGCGTGATTTTCTCCGGCATCGCCGGCAGCTACCCCAACCCTACCGAACTCAATGGCCGCATGGTGGTTGCCGTAGCTAACTTCGCCCCGCGCAAAATGGCCAAATTCGGCGTATCCGAAGGCATGATTCTTTCCGCCGCCGGCACAGACGGCAAACTGCGGCTGCTCGATGTACACGAAGGCGCGCAGCCGGGGGATAAGGTGGGTTAA
- the carB gene encoding carbamoyl-phosphate synthase large subunit translates to MPKRTDLKSILIIGAGPIVIGQACEFDYSGAQACKALREEGYKVILVNSNPATIMTDPDMADVTYIEPIMWQTVEKIIAKERPDAVLPTMGGQTALNCALDLARNGVLAKYNVELIGATEDAIDKAEDRGRFKEAMEKIGLNTPKSFVCHTMNEALAAQEQVGFPTLIRPSFTMGGSGGGIAYNKDEFTAICERGFDASPTHELLIEQSVLGWKEYEMEVVRDKNDNCIIICSIENFDPMGVHTGDSITVAPAQTLTDKEYQIMRNASLAVLREIGVDTGGSNVQFAVNPANGEMIVIEMNPRVSRSSALASKATGFPIAKVAAKLAVGFTLDELRNDITGGRTPASFEPAIDYVVTKIPRFAFEKFPAADDRLTTQMKSVGEVMAMGRTLQESMHKALRGLETGLCGLNPKTDNQDEIRRELANPGPERILYVADAFRAGFSREEIHQICAIDPWFLAQIEDLVQEEQKISDGRLNGLDYPTLRRLKRKGFSDKRLAQLLGVGETEVRKHRYDLNLHPVYKRVDTCAAEFATDTAYLYSTYEEECEARPSESRKVMILGGGPNRIGQGIEFDYCCVHAALALRESGFETIMVNCNPETVSTDFDTSDRLYFEPLTLEDVLEIVRTENPWGVIVHYGGQTPLKLANALVENGVNIIGTSADSIDAAEDRERFQQALNNLGLRQPPNRTARTEEEALVSAEEIGYPLVVRPSYVLGGRAMQVVHTQEQLKTYMREAVQVSEDSPVLLDFFLNNAIEVDVDCVSDGRDVVIGGIMQHVEQAGIHSGDSGCSLPPYSLSEDIQNEIRRQTKAMAYALNVVGLMNVQFAVQDGIVFVLEVNPRASRTVPFVSKATSVPLAKVGARAMAGISLKEQGIEKEVVPDFYAVKEAVFPFIKFPDVDTILGPEMRSTGEVMGVGATFSEAYLKSQLGAGERLPESGKVFLAVRNEDKPLVVQTAKNFQQLGYSVVATRGTAAYLKENGVADVAVVNKVREGRPHIVDAIKNGEIAVVVNTVSSDAQSVADSHSIRRTALTQRIPQYTTIAGGEAMSEGAKSINTLGVYSLQELHGQLKK, encoded by the coding sequence ATGCCCAAACGTACCGACCTGAAATCCATCTTAATCATTGGCGCCGGCCCTATCGTGATCGGCCAGGCTTGTGAGTTTGACTATTCCGGCGCGCAGGCGTGCAAGGCTTTGCGCGAAGAGGGCTATAAAGTCATTCTCGTCAATTCCAACCCCGCCACGATTATGACCGACCCCGATATGGCCGATGTTACCTATATAGAGCCGATTATGTGGCAGACCGTGGAAAAGATTATCGCCAAAGAACGTCCCGATGCGGTGCTGCCGACCATGGGCGGCCAAACCGCACTCAACTGCGCGCTCGATTTGGCGCGCAACGGCGTGCTGGCGAAGTATAACGTTGAATTAATCGGCGCCACCGAAGATGCCATCGACAAAGCCGAAGACCGCGGCCGCTTTAAAGAAGCCATGGAGAAAATCGGCCTGAACACGCCGAAATCGTTTGTCTGCCACACCATGAACGAAGCATTGGCCGCACAGGAGCAGGTAGGCTTTCCCACCCTTATCCGCCCCTCTTTCACCATGGGCGGATCGGGCGGCGGCATTGCCTATAATAAAGACGAATTTACCGCCATTTGCGAACGCGGTTTCGATGCCTCGCCCACACACGAGCTGCTGATCGAGCAGTCGGTGCTGGGCTGGAAAGAGTATGAAATGGAAGTGGTGCGCGACAAAAACGACAACTGCATCATTATCTGCTCGATTGAAAACTTCGACCCGATGGGCGTGCACACCGGCGATTCGATTACCGTTGCACCCGCGCAAACGCTCACCGACAAAGAATACCAAATCATGCGCAACGCCAGCCTGGCGGTGTTGCGCGAAATCGGCGTGGACACCGGCGGCTCCAACGTTCAGTTTGCCGTCAATCCCGCCAACGGCGAGATGATTGTGATCGAGATGAACCCGCGCGTGTCGCGCTCTTCCGCGCTGGCCTCCAAGGCCACAGGCTTTCCGATTGCGAAAGTGGCGGCCAAACTGGCGGTGGGTTTCACTTTGGACGAATTGCGCAACGACATCACCGGCGGGCGCACCCCCGCATCGTTCGAGCCTGCGATTGACTATGTGGTAACGAAAATCCCGCGTTTCGCCTTTGAAAAATTCCCCGCCGCCGATGACCGCCTGACCACACAGATGAAATCGGTGGGCGAAGTGATGGCGATGGGGCGCACTCTTCAGGAATCGATGCACAAAGCCCTGCGCGGTTTGGAAACCGGCCTGTGCGGCCTCAATCCGAAAACCGATAACCAAGACGAAATCCGCCGCGAGCTGGCCAACCCCGGCCCCGAACGCATTCTCTATGTGGCCGATGCCTTCCGCGCCGGTTTCAGCAGAGAAGAAATCCACCAAATCTGCGCAATTGACCCGTGGTTTCTGGCACAGATTGAAGATTTGGTTCAAGAAGAACAGAAAATTTCAGACGGCCGCCTGAACGGTCTGGACTACCCCACCCTGCGCCGTCTGAAACGCAAAGGCTTTTCCGACAAGCGTTTGGCGCAACTGTTGGGCGTGGGCGAAACAGAAGTGCGCAAACACCGCTATGATTTGAATCTGCACCCGGTTTACAAACGGGTGGACACCTGTGCGGCCGAATTTGCCACCGACACCGCCTATCTCTATTCCACTTATGAAGAAGAATGCGAAGCCCGGCCGTCTGAAAGCAGAAAAGTGATGATACTCGGCGGCGGTCCCAACCGCATCGGCCAAGGCATCGAGTTTGATTATTGCTGCGTACACGCCGCCCTGGCATTGCGCGAATCAGGCTTTGAAACCATTATGGTGAACTGCAACCCCGAAACCGTGTCCACCGACTTCGACACCAGCGACCGTCTCTATTTCGAGCCGCTCACCTTAGAAGACGTGCTCGAAATCGTGCGCACCGAAAACCCGTGGGGCGTGATTGTGCATTACGGCGGCCAAACCCCGCTGAAACTCGCCAACGCACTGGTGGAAAACGGCGTCAACATCATCGGCACTTCGGCCGACTCCATCGATGCCGCCGAAGACCGCGAACGCTTCCAACAAGCGCTCAACAACCTCGGCCTGCGCCAACCGCCCAACCGCACCGCGCGCACCGAAGAAGAAGCCCTGGTATCGGCCGAAGAAATCGGCTACCCGCTGGTGGTGCGCCCGTCTTATGTGTTGGGCGGCCGCGCCATGCAGGTGGTACACACCCAAGAACAACTCAAAACCTATATGCGCGAAGCCGTACAGGTTTCCGAAGACAGCCCCGTATTGCTCGATTTCTTTTTGAACAACGCCATCGAAGTAGATGTGGACTGCGTTTCAGACGGCCGCGATGTGGTAATCGGCGGCATCATGCAGCATGTGGAACAGGCCGGCATCCACTCCGGCGATTCCGGCTGCTCGCTGCCGCCGTATTCCCTAAGCGAAGACATACAAAACGAAATCCGCCGGCAAACCAAAGCAATGGCCTATGCACTGAACGTGGTCGGCCTGATGAACGTGCAGTTTGCCGTACAAGACGGCATCGTGTTCGTACTCGAAGTGAACCCGCGCGCATCACGCACCGTGCCGTTTGTGTCGAAAGCCACCTCCGTGCCGCTGGCCAAAGTGGGCGCACGCGCAATGGCCGGCATCAGTCTGAAAGAGCAAGGCATTGAAAAAGAAGTGGTTCCCGACTTTTACGCCGTGAAAGAAGCCGTGTTCCCGTTTATCAAATTCCCCGACGTAGATACCATTCTCGGCCCCGAAATGCGTTCCACCGGCGAAGTGATGGGCGTGGGCGCCACCTTCAGCGAAGCCTATCTGAAATCACAACTGGGTGCCGGCGAGCGCCTGCCCGAAAGCGGCAAAGTGTTTCTTGCCGTGCGCAACGAAGACAAACCGCTGGTAGTGCAAACCGCGAAAAACTTCCAACAACTCGGCTACAGCGTGGTTGCCACACGCGGCACCGCAGCCTACCTGAAAGAGAACGGCGTGGCCGATGTGGCCGTGGTAAACAAAGTACGCGAAGGCCGCCCACATATTGTGGATGCTATCAAAAACGGCGAAATCGCCGTGGTGGTAAACACCGTGAGCAGCGATGCACAATCGGTGGCCGACAGCCACAGCATCCGCCGCACCGCACTCACCCAGCGCATACCGCAATACACCACCATCGCCGGCGGCGAAGCCATGAGCGAAGGCGCCAAAAGCATCAATACACTGGGCGTGTACAGCCTACAGGAACTACACGGGCAGCTGAAGAAGTAA